AACTGCTGGTGGAGATCGACCCGTCCACGCAGCAGGCCAAGCTCGATGCCGGGCGCTACTCGATCGAAAACCTCAAGGCCCAGCTCGCCGAACAGCGGGCGCAGTACCTGCTCGCCCAGCAGCAGTACAAACGCCAGCAGGATCTGGCTGCGGCCGGCGCCAGCCGCCAGGAAGACCTGCAAACGGCAGCGGCGCAACTGAAGGTCACCCAGGCGCGCATCGACATGTACCAGGCGCAGATCCGCCAGGCCCAGGCCAGCCTGCGCAGCGACGAGGCGGAGCTGGGCTACACGCGGATCTACGCGCCCATGAGCGGCACCGTGGTGGCGGTGGACGCCCGCGAGGGCCAGACCCTCAACGCCCAGCAGCAGACACCGCTGATCCTGCGCATCGCCAAGCTCTCGCCAATGACCGTGTGGGCCCAGGTATCCGAAGCCGACATCGGCAAGGTCAAGCCGGGCATGACCGCCTACTTCAATACCCTGGCCGGCGGCAAGCGGCGCTGGACCAGCACCGTGCGGCAGATCCTGCCGGTACCGCCCAAGCCCCTGGACCAATCCAGCCAGGGCGGGGGCAGCCCGGCCAGCACCACGGCTGGCACCACGGGCACCAAGGTGGTCCAATACACCGTGCTGCTGGACGTGGATAACCCCGACGGCGCCCTGATGGCGGAGATGACCACCCAGGTGTTCTTCGTCGCCGGCCAGGCCAGCCAGGTGCTCAGCGTGCCATTGGCCGCGCTGGACGAGACCCCCGAAGAGGGCTTGCGCCTGGCCCAGGTGCTGAACGGCAAGGGCCAGGTCGAGGCGCGCCAGGTGCGCACCGGCTTGAGCGACCGCCTGCGGGTGCAGATCCTTGAGGGTTTGAACGAAGGCGAGCGCCTGGTCATCGGCCTTCCTGCCGCCAGTGGGGGTTGAGATGGCCACGCCCCTGATCCAGCTGTGCGACATCCGCAAGGTCTATGGCGGTGTCGATTCGCCCAGGGTCGAGGTGCTGCGCGGCATCAGCCTGAGCATCCACCCCGGCGAGTTCGTCGCCATCGTCGGCGCCTCGGGCTCCGGCAAGTCGACCCTGATGAACATCCTCGGCTGCCTCGACCGCCCCACCTCGGGCAGCTACCGCTTCGCAGGCCGGGACGTGGCCGAACTGGACAGCGACGAGCTGGCCTGGCTGCGCCGCGAAGCCTTTGGCTTCGTGTTCCAGGGTTACCACCTGATCCCCTCGGGCTCGGCCCAGGAGAACGTCGAGATGCCGGCCATCTACGCCGGCACCCCGCCCGCCGAACGCCATGCCCGCGCCCGCGCCCTGCTCGAACGCCTGGGGCTGGCCAGCCGCACCGGCAACCGTCCGCACCAGTTGTCCGGCGGCCAGCAACAGCGGGTGTCGATTGCCCGAGCGCTGATGAACGGCGGGCATATCATCCTCGCCGACGAACCCACCGGCGCCCTCGACAGCCACAGTGGCGCCGAGGTGATGACCCTGCTCGACGAGCTGGCCAGCCAGGGCCATGTGATCATCCTCATCACCCATGATCGCGAGGTCGCGGCCCGCGCCCAGCGGATCATCGAGGTGCGCGACGGCGAGGTGGTCGGTGACTCGGCCACCCCGTCATCGGCCGATGCCCCGCCCCGACAGGTGCAAGCCGACGACCTGCGCCAACGCCTGGACTTCGGCGCCACCCAGCGCGGCGCCTGGAAAGGCGAACTGGCAGAGTCCCTGCAGGCCGCCTGGCGGGTGATGTGGATCAACCGCTTCCGCACCGCCCTGACCCTGCTCGGCATCATCATCGGGGTGGCCTCGGTGGTGGTCATGCTGGCGGTCGGCGAAGGCAGCAAGCGCCAGGTCATGGCGCAGATGGCCGCCTTCGGCTCGAACATCCTCTACCTCAACGGCAAGCACTCCTCCGAGGAACTGACCGGTATCGTCACCCTCGATGATGTCGACGCCATCGGCGAACTGCCGCAGGTCAAGCGCGTCATGCCGGTGATCGGCGACAAGCTCATGGTGCGCCACGGCAACAAGGGCGAGCAGTTCTATGTCGGCGGCAACAACACCGGATTTCCCGAGATTTTCAACTGGCCGGTGGTCGAGGGCAGCTTCTACAGCGAGGCCGACGAAGCCAACGCCGCCGCCGTGGCCGTGGTCGGACAGAAGGTGCGCGAGAAGATGTTTGGCGCAGGGAGCAATCCGCTCGGCCAGTACCTGCTGATCGGCAACGTGCCGTTCCAGGTGATCGGCGTGCTCCAGGGCAAAGGCGCCAGCTCCGGCAGCGAGGACAGCGACGAGCGCGTGGTGGTGCCCTACTCCGCCGCCTCCATCCGCCTGTTCGGCAGCCGCGATCCGGAATACGTCACCATCGCCGCCCTGGATTCCGGCCGGGTCAAGGAAACCGAGCAGGCGATCGAGCGCCTGATGCTGCAGCGCCACCAGGGCAAGCACGACTTCGTCCTGACCAACGATGCCGCGCTGATCCAGGCCGAGGCCCGCACCCAGAACAGCCTGTCGCTGATGCTTGGGGCGATCGCCGCGATCTCGCTGCTGGTCGGCGGCATCGGCGTGATGAACATCATGCTCATGACGGTGCGCGAGCGCACCCGCGAAATCGGTATCCGCATGGCCACCGGCGCGCGCCAGCGCGACATCCTGCGCCAGTTCCTCACCGAAGCGGTGATGCTGTCGATGGTCGGCGGCGTGACCGGCATCGTCCTGGCCCTGGCCATCGGCGGCGGCCTGTTGCTGGCCGACATCGCCGTGGCCTTCGCCCTGCCCGCCATCCTCGGCGCCTTCGCCTGCGCCGTGATCACCGGCGTGGTCTTCGGTTTCATGCCGGCCCGCAAGGCCGCCCGCCTCGACCCGGTCAAGGCCCTTACCAGCGAATAGTTCATGACGATTCCCAGCCGTACCAGCCTGTTGACCCTGAGCCTTTGCCTGGCCGCCTGCAGCAGCCCGCCGCCACCGGCGGCGAACATCGACACGCCACCCGCCTGGCAGGGGCCGGCCACAGCCCAGCCCCTGCCTGACAGCCAGTGGTGGCGCGCCTTCGCCAGCACCGAGCTGGACCGGCTGGTCGAACGCGCCCGCCTCAACAGCCACGACCTGGCCGCCGCCGCGGCGCGGGTGCGCAAGGCCCAGGCCAGCGCCGTGATCGCCGGCGCGCCATTGCTGCCCGAGGTGCAGTTGGGCCTGAACGGCAGCCGCCAGCGCTTGCTGCGCGGCGAGGGCAACGACCAACTCGACGCCAGCAGCAACGAACGCACCAGTACCTCGTTCGGAACCCGCCTGAGCGCCAGCTACGAGATCGACTTCTGGGGCGGTCTGCGCGCCACCCGTGACAGCGCCCTGCGCAGCCTCGACGCCAGCCGCTTCGATCGCCAGACCGTGGAGCTGACCCTGGTCAGCGCCGTGGCCGACAGCTATCTGCGAGGCCTGGCTCTCGACGAGCAACTGCGCATCGCCCGCCTCAACCTGAGCAACGCCCGCGACGTGCTGGGCCTGGTCGAAGCCCGTGAACGCTCGGGCTCGGCCACCCGCCTGGAACTGGCCCAGCAGCGCAGCCTGGTGGCCGCCCAGGAGCGCCAGTTACCACTGCTCGAACAACGCCGTCAGGACAACCGCATCGTCCTTGCCACCTTGCTGGGCGATCCTGTGCAGGCGCTGCCCGCCACCGACGAAACCATCGGCAACGTGCAGTGGCCAGCCATCGGCAGCGGCGTGCCCAGCGAACTGCTCGGCCGCCGCCCGGACATCGCCGCCGCCGAGGCACGCCTGGCGGCGGCTAGCGCCAATATCCAGGTAGCTCGGGCGGCGATGCTGCCGCGTCTGATACTGGGCGCGGACCTGGGCAGTGGCGCCCGGACCGTGCCCAATATCTTCGACAGCCCCTACTACACCCTCACCGCCGGGCTCACCGCGCCGATCTTCAACAACGGTCGGCTGAGTGCCGCCCGGGACGCGGCCCGTGCCGAACAGCAGGAGTTGCTGGAGCTGTACCGCGCCAGCATCCTGGCCGGGTTCTCGGATGTGGAGAAAGCCCTGAACGCCATCGCCGGCGTGGAGCGCCAGCGCCGCTGGCAGGACCAGGAAGTGGAACAGGCGCGTATCGCCTTTGATTTGGCCCAGCAACGCTACACCGCCGGTGCCGAGACCCTGCTCACCGTACTCGAGACCCAGCGCACGCTGTACCTGGCCCAGGACCAGCAAGCGCAGCTGCGCCTGGAGCAGTTACGGGGAAGCGTGGCGTTGTACAAGGCACTGGGCGGAGGCTGGCAGGCGCCGCAGACGCTGTAGGAGCAGGCTTGTCCCGCAAAAGCGCCAGGCCAGAGAACTTCATTGTCTGGTCTGGCGCTTTCGCACGGAGCCTCAGGAAACGATGTTCTTCAACGAAAGGTGTCGCGCATACCAGGGCCGTTGCGGCACCTTGCGCAGCAGGTTGTCGAGCTTGTCCTCGTCACCGAAGGTGATGCGCAGGGCCAACTTCATGGTCTCCACGTCCATCTCCACCGACTTGCCCGGGCGCATGCCCGGCTGCGTGCTGCAGCCATGGGTATCCGGACCCAGCCAGGGATCATCGACCTCCACCCAGCGCCCGGGAGCGAACCAGGGCACGCCGTTGACTTCGAGGCGACGTACCTGACCGGGGTGATGGCGCTCATGGGCACGGAACCAGTCATCGATGCGATCGTCGATCCAGCCGTGGAACCCCCAGAAGACCGGATGCACATGAGAGGAAAACGGATCACCGAGGAAGTCGTTCTCAGGTTCGAACCAGCGCGCGGCGAAGTCCGCCTGGTCGCGGGCGAACGGCACCGGCGCGCCATTGTTGGGATCGCGCGGCACCGACGCCCAGCACATGTGCAGCCAATCGTGCAGGTTCATCTCCAGTTCCGAGCCGAAGGCGCCCAGGGTCAGTTTCGACAGGTACACCGGATCCTGGTACTGCGACTCCCACACCTGGAAGTTGCTGCAGTAGGTCTCGCCGGCCTTGATCGCTCCCACCCACTGGCCATAGGCGTCGTCGCCCGGCGCCTGCCAGCCTGGCGGCACGCAGTAGCCGTCGTGGTTGTCGAAGTAGCGGGCGAAACCTGCTCGATCGAATTCTACGCTGGGTTGCGGTAGCGGAAAGCGTTGCCAGGAAGGCAGGTCCTGCAGTGTGCGGGCATACATCAGCATGTGCCGGTGCATGAACAGGAAATCGATACCCGAACCATTGCGGTGCTTGCGCGGGCCGCGGGCATCACGCTCACGGTCGCGCGGCCCAGGTTGCCAGCCCAGGCCACGCAGTGCGTTCTGCTTGGTCTGCGGCAACTTGTGCCACTGGTCTCGGGTGGCATGCCAAAGCTGGTGGAACAGGCGATGCTCAGCGCCGACCACCCACTCGCGCATTTCGGGGGTATAGGGCAGACGCTCGCGGGCCTCGGGGAACAGACGCTTGACCGCGACGAAACGGCTGTCGGGCACCGGCAGGGTCAGCGGTCTATCCAGGCGTTGTACGCGGCCACTCAACGTGCCGCTACCGGCATTGGCGAACTCGGCCCAAACCTCGTCGAGACTCGCCACGCATTCATAACCCGGCCCGCCGTGCTGGTTGACCAGCCGCCAACGCACCTCGGTGCTGCTGGCACCGACCAGGTCACCGAGCACACGATAGGCCGGCTCGGCAGCACCGCGAAGACCCTCGCCGGTATCGACGAATCCGCGCAGGCCACGCCCCTTGGTGGCGACGTCGAGGAACATCTCGACGCCCTGTCGAGGCAGCCCGTCAAGTCCTCGTTCTGCACCGTCGAAGCGGATCTCCCACACACCGCGCAGCCGGTCGGCCAGGACCTGCCCGGCATAGTCGGCCAGTTCGACGCTGGCCTCGCCGGGCGTGACGATATCGTCTTCAGGGTCGTGGGTCAGCTGCTGGTGCGCGTAATAGGCCGCCGTGCCTGTGGCGCCCGCCGCTGCCAGGCCAGCGATGAATCCTCGTCGGGAAATTGTCATTGCGCCTCAATCCGTCTTCGCGTGCCGCGACTTCTATCCAAGCTAGGACGTAGATAGGCCGGGAAAATTTAGCCGTCTAATTAACCACCCGGCGCGCTCGTCTGTTGGTTATCTCCCGCTGACAGAGGCATACCCATGACCTCCCTGCACGATCGCCTGACCGAATCGGTCAAGGCCACGCCCTACCGGGTCTTCGACATTGATCTGAAGACCGTTGAACCCTTGAGCCCGTCACTGAGCCGCTTTGTCTTCACTGGCGAGGACGTGGCGCAGATGACCACCCTGGCCCCCGACCAGCGCGTCAAGCTGCTGTTTCCGACGCCCACAGGAGCACCGCCAAGCCTGCCCAAGCACGCGCAATGGCAACAGGCGCGGCGCGAGCTGGCGGCGCAGGACATGCCACCGATGCGCACCTACACCATCCGCGCCCTGCGCCGCGACGCCCTGGAGGTAGAGGTGGACTTTGTCCTGCATGGCGTCAATGGCCCGGCCTCGGCCTGGGCCACCCATGCCCGTCCGGGTGACCGCCTGCAGATGGTCGCACCCAACCTGGCCTATGCCGACGACCCCGGCGGCTACGAGTGGAAGCCGCCGCACAGTGTCCGGCGTATCTTGCTGATCGGTGACGAAACTGCCCTGCCGGCCATCGCCGGCATCCTCGAGCAGTTGGCCACGAACACGCCGGAACTGCAGGTGGAGGCCTTTATCGAAGTGCCGCTGGAAGCCGACTGCCTCGACCTGCGCCACAGCCCGGCCACCCGCCTGCACTGGCTGCCGCGTGACCTGCTGCGCAGCGAACATGGCCAGGGCATGCAGCACGCCGTGCGCGAACTGGCCAGCCTGCCGGCGGTGCGCGGCGCATCGACGGTCGAGCTGGAAGACGTGGATATCGACGAGCGCATCCTGTGGGAACAGGCCAGCGGCGAGCACGGCGACTTCCATGCCTGGATCGCCGGGGAGTCGGGGACCGTCATGGATATCCGCCGGCACCTGATCAAGGAGCGCGGACTGCCAAGGGAGAGCCTGACGCTGATGGGCTACTGGCGCGCCGGGCGCACCTTCGACTAATACCTGCATCCTGCAGGAGATCACCCAGCCCTTCGGCCAGGGCGATCTCCTGCAGGGAATTTCGCCTGGATTCGAACACTCAGCCAGCTGATACCGCCGCCGCGACGGCCTCGGCAAACCTTGCCGCCACCTCGTCGATCTGCTCGGCACTGATGATCAGCGGCGGCAGGAAGCGCACCACCGCACCATGGCGGCCGCCCAGCTCGAGGATCAGGCCACGGCGCAGGCATTCGCGCTGCACCTTCGGCGCCAGCTTGCGGCAGGCCGGCGGATGGCCTTGGACGTCGCGCTTGCCCGCCGGATCCACCAGTTCCACGCCCAGCATCAGGCCACGGCCACGGATATCGCCAAGCTGCGGATAGTCCTGCTGCAACCGTTGCAGGTGCCCGCGCAGACGCTGGCCCATGGCCTCGGCGTGCTCGCACAGGCGGTGCTCCACCAGGTACTTCATCACCGCCGAGCCCGCGGCCATGGCCATCTGGTTACCACGGAAGGTACCGGCATGGGCACCCGGCGACCACTGGTCGAGCCAGTCGCGATAGACCATCACGGCCAACGGCAGGCTGCCGCCAATAGCCTTGGACAGGGTGACCACGTCGGGCACGATGCCGGCGTGCTCGAAGGCGAACATCTTGCCGGTACGGGCGAAACCGCTCTGGATCTCGTCGACGATCAACGCCACCCCGGCCTGCTCGGTGATCCGGCGCAACCCGCGCAACCACTCGATATCGGCGGGGATCACCCCCCCCTCGCCCTGCACAACCTCAACGATCACTGCCGCCGGCAGCGCAACGCCGGCCTCCGGATCGCACAGCAGGTTTTCCAGGTAGTGCAGGTTGGCGCGCACGCCCGCCTCGCCGCCGAGGCCGAACGGGCAGCGGTAGTCATAGGGATAAGGCAGGAACTGCACGCCATTGTTCAGCAACGCGCCGAGCGGCTTTTTCGGCCCCAGGCTGCCCATCAGGCTCAGCGCGCCCTGGGTCATGCCATGGTAGGCCCCCTGGAAAGCCAGCACGGTGCTGCGCCCGGTGACCGTGCGCACCAGCTTGAGCGCAGCCTCGACCGCATCGGTACCGGTCGGGCCGCAGAACTGGATCTTCGCTTCCCGGCGCAGGCCCTCGGGCAGCAGGGCGAACAGGTCCTGGACGAACTGATCCTTGACCGGCGTGGTCAGGTCCAGGGTGTGCAGCGGCAGTTCGTCGGCCAGCACACGCTGGATCGCGTCGATCACCACCGGATGGTTGTGGCCCAGGGCCAGGGTGCCGGCACCTGCGAGGCAATCGATGAACTGGCGGCCCTCGACGTCCTCGACGTACAGGCCACGGGCGCGCTTGAGCGCCAGGGGGATGCGCCGGGGGTAGCTGCGGGCGTTGGATTCCTGCTGCTGCTGGCGCAGCAGCAAGGGCGAATCCTCGAATTCGTACAGGGCACGCGGCGCAGTGGCCGGCAGTACCTGGGCAAGACTGGAAGCGGTCGACATCGGAAAAACCCTCGCAAGCAAGCGAATGTGCCCGCCACGCGCCCTGTAACCGGATGTGTGTCGGGTTCTTATCGCTTGAAAAACGCTTCAGCGAGGTGCGGATTTAGCGGTTGTCATGGGATTTGTCGTAGATGTGCGGCCTTTGTCGCGGAGCAAGCCCGCTCCCACGGGCTCATGACCAAGCTGCTTGGGAGCGGGCTTGCCCCACGATGGGTACAGCGCCGAACTCAACTTCCTGAACGCGCCGGCACCTGCAGGCTCACCCGCAAACCATCGGCCCGGCTGTCGAACCGCAGGCTGCCAGCGCAGCGCTGGACGATGGCCTGGACGATCGCCAGCCCCAGCCCGCAACCTCCGCTCTGGCCGTTGCGCCAGAAACGTTCGGTCAGGTGTTCGAGATCTTCCTGGGCAATCCCCGGCCCATGATCGCGCACCAGGAAGTCCACCTGCCCGTCCTGCGCCTGTACCTCCAGCTCCACGGCGGCGTCGCCGCCATGGCGCAGGGCGTTGTCCAGCAAGTTGCGCAGCGCCGCCACCGCCAACGGCGCCGGCATGCTCAGGTAGACCTTGGCCGCCGCCTCGGGCAGGCGCAGGTGAATGCGCCGGTTGTCGCCGCCACCAGCGTCCTCGATGGCCTGTCGGGCAACCTGCTCGGCGCTGCACTGCACGCCATCGTCGAACGACAGGCTGCCCTCGACCCGCGCCAGCATCAGCAGTTGCTCCAGCGTGCGGTGCATGCGATCGGTACCCTGCTCGGCATGCTCCAACGCCTGCTCACGCATGGCACCGTCGGTCATGCGCGCCACCTGCAGATGGGTCTTGATGGCGGTCAGCGGGCTGCGCAGCTCATGGGCGGCGTCGTCAGTCAGACGGCGTTCGCGCTCGATGGTCTGGGCAATGCGCAGGAACAGCTGGTTCTGGGTATCGAGCAGCGGTTGCAGCTCGCTGGGCAGGCCGGCCACCTGCAACGGCTCGACGCTGTCGGCGCGGCGCCTGCGCAAGGCATCACGCATGCGATTGAGCGGCGCCAGCCCCTTGCCCAGGCCGATCCACAATAGCCCCAGGCTGCCCAGCAAGGCCATCAGCACAGGCGCCGAGGCCGCCAGCAGGATTGACTGGTTCAGCGCCTCGCGCTCCTGGTGGCGGTCGGCGGTGGTGATGCGCACATCGCCATGGTTGTAGGTGAAGGTACGCCAGGAGGCGCCATCGATGGTCTGGTCACGGAAGCCGCTGCGCTCGTCGTCCATGGCGCCGTCGTGCTTGTGGTTGCTGGCGAGGATCTCGCCGCGCAGCGAGCTCACCTGACAGGCCATGCCGTCCGGCACGCTGAACTGGTCGGCGGAAAAATGCGCATCCTGGCCCTTGGCAGTCAACGGTTGCGGCAACTGATCGATCAGCCCCGCGACCATGCGCGCCGACGCGACTAGCCGCTGGTCGAGGGAAAACATCATCTGCTGGCGCAGGTCGCGCAGCATCCAGGCCGCCGCCAGCGCCCAGATGACGATGAACACACTGCCGAGAATCAGTGAAAGGCGAACCCGCAGGCTCATGACACACGCTCCTCCGGCGCCTGGGCCGGCCCCAGACGGTAGCCAAGGCCGCGTACGGTCTCGACGATGCTGTTGCCCAGTTTGCGCCGCAGGTGGTGGATATGCACGTTCAGCGCGTTGCTTTCGACCTCGTCGCTAAAACCGTAGACGCAGTCCTTGAGTTGCTCGCTGGACAGCACGCGCCCCGGGTTCTGCAGCAATGCCTGCAGCAGCGCCTGCTCGCGGCGCGACAGGTCCACCGCCTGGCCGCCCAGGGTCGCCGCGCAACTGCTGGGGTCGTAGCGCAGCGGGCCGTGCTCGATGACGTTCACCGCCCGCCCGGCGACGCGGCGCAGCAGGGTATGCAGGCGAGCGGCCAGTTCGCGCAGGTCGAAGGGCTTGAGCAGGTAGTCGTCGGCGCCGGCCTGCAGGCCGTCGACCCGGTCGGTGACCGCGTCGCGGGCGGTGAGCACCAGCACTGGCAGGGTCTCGCCCTGCTGGCGCAGGCGGCGCAACAGCTTGAGGCCGTCCTCGTCGGGCAGGCCCAGGTCGAGGATCATCACATCAAACTTCGCGGTTCCGAGCATCTGCCGGGCCTGCGAGGCGCTGGCCACCCGGTCCACGGTCAGGCCCTGGGCCGAGAGGCCGGCGCAGATGCCGCTGGCGATCAGGTCATCGTCCTCGCAGAGCAGAACGTGCATATGGGGTCTCCTGGGTGGGGAAGCTGGCATTGCACAGGGTGGCGATTAAGGGGGGATTATGAACGGATTTGGAGGACTTCGTCGGGCTGATAGCATCGGGACAGACAAGGCTGTCGCCGATCCTAAGACCAACTTAACCTTCAGTTAATAACCCAAGGCCAGCATGGCCCTCTTCAAAGCTCTGCCAAGGCGTCGACATGCGTGTTCTCCTGCTCTTCCTGACATTCCTGCTCGCCGGCCCCCTCCAGGCCAACCCCTTTGCGGTCAAGCCGGACTTCCTGCCGGTCAACGAAGCCTTCGTCCTGACCCACGATCGCCTGGAAAACGGCCAGATGCGCCTGCATTTCCAGATCAAGGACGGTTACTACCTTTACCAAAAACGCCTGAAGTTCGACGGACTGCCCCCTGAGCAGCACCCCGTGCTGCCCCAGGCCGAGAACCACCACGACGAGTTCTTCGGCGACAGCGCAGTCTATCGCTCCGAGCTGGAACTGCTGCTGCCGGCCGGCGCCAGCGGTGAACTGCGCCTGGGCTGGCAAGGCTGCGCCGACGCTGGCCTGTGCTACCCGCCGCAGACCACGCCGATCGCTCTCGGCGGTAGCGCCACGCCAGTCGCCGCTGCCGATCAGGCCAGCGACCAGGCGCTGGCCGGTACCCTGCAACAGGACAGCCTGGCCTGGAGCCTGCTGGCGTTCTTCGGCTTGGGCCTGCTGCTGGCCTTCACCCCCTGCTCGCTGCCGATGCTGCCAATCCTTGCCGGGCTGGTCCTGGGCAACGGCGCCAGCGCCCGGCGCGGCTGGTGGCTGGCCGGTATCTATGTGCTGAGCATGGCGCTGGTCTACGCCGCCCTGGGCGTGATCGCCGCGCTGCTGGGCGCAAGCCTGCAGGCCTGGTTGCAACAGCCCTGGCTGCTGGGCAGCCTGGCCGGCCTGTTCGTGCTCCTGGCCCTGCCGATGTTCGGCGCCTTCGAACTGCAGTTGCCGGCCGCCCTGCGTGACCGCCTGGACCGAGCCGGACAAGGCACCCGTGGCGGCAACCTCTACGGTGCGGCATTGCTGGGCGCGTTGTCGGGCCTGCTGCTGGGACCTTGCATGACCGCGCCACTGGCCGGCGCGTTGTTGTTCATCGCCCAGAGCGGCGATGTGCTGCAAGGCGCGCTGGTGCTGTTCAGCCTCGGGCTGGGCATGGGCGTGCCATTGCTGTTGCTGGTCACCCTGGGCAACCGCTACCTGCCACGCCCGGGTGCCTGGATGAACCTGGTCAAGGGCTTGTTCGGCTTCGTGTTCCTGGCCATGGCTCTGTACACCGTGCGTGGCCTGCTGGCGGAAACGCTGGTGCTGGCCCTGGCCGGCGCCTGGCTGATCGCCCTGGGCTGGGCCGCCTGGCCGGCCCTGCAACGCCTGCCCGCCTTGCGCGCCATTCCTCTGCTCGGCGCCCTGTGGGGTGGCCTGCTGCTGGTGGGCGCCGCAGCCGGGGGCAACGACCTGTGGCAACCTCTGCAGCCCTTCGCCGGCAAGGGCACGGCAGCAGCCCCGGCCAACGCCCACGACGCCTTCGTCACCGTGAGCGCGCCGGCCGACCTGCAACGTGAGCTCGACGCCGCCAAGGCCCGTGGCCAGTGGGTGCTGGTGGACTACTATGCCGACTGGTGCGTGTCGTGCAAGGTCATGGAAAAGCAGGTGTTCGGCCGTGGCGATGTCCAGGCTAGCCTGGCCGGCATGCACCTGCTGCGCCTGGATGTGACCGCCGATTCCCCGGCCAGTCGCGAACTGCTGCAGCGCTTCCAGGTACCAGGCCCGCCCAGCCTGATCTGGATTGGCCCGGAAGGCGACGAGCGCCGTGCCCGACGCATCACCGGCGAGATCGACGCCACCGGTTTCCTGCAACACTGGGCCCAGACCAGGAGCCAAGGCTGATGCTGACCGTCACCCTCGGTCCACTGACCATGGCCCTTAACCACCTGCTGCTGCTCGCGGCGCTGGGCATCGCCAGCCTGGTCGGCTGGCGGGTGGCCAGGCACGGCGGCGAGAATCCGGAGTCGGCGCTGTTCAATTTGTTCCTGCTGGGATTGCTGTTCGCTCGCCTGGGCTTCGTCCTGGCCTACTGGCCGATGTACCGCGACGACCCGCTGCAGGTCATCGACATCCGCGACGGCGGCTTCCTGCTCTGGGGCGGCCTGCTGGGCATCGTCCTCGGCACCCTGTGGCAGGGCTGGCGGCGCCCCGGCCT
This window of the Pseudomonas mosselii genome carries:
- a CDS encoding response regulator, with amino-acid sequence MHVLLCEDDDLIASGICAGLSAQGLTVDRVASASQARQMLGTAKFDVMILDLGLPDEDGLKLLRRLRQQGETLPVLVLTARDAVTDRVDGLQAGADDYLLKPFDLRELAARLHTLLRRVAGRAVNVIEHGPLRYDPSSCAATLGGQAVDLSRREQALLQALLQNPGRVLSSEQLKDCVYGFSDEVESNALNVHIHHLRRKLGNSIVETVRGLGYRLGPAQAPEERVS
- a CDS encoding aspartate aminotransferase family protein, whose translation is MSTASSLAQVLPATAPRALYEFEDSPLLLRQQQQESNARSYPRRIPLALKRARGLYVEDVEGRQFIDCLAGAGTLALGHNHPVVIDAIQRVLADELPLHTLDLTTPVKDQFVQDLFALLPEGLRREAKIQFCGPTGTDAVEAALKLVRTVTGRSTVLAFQGAYHGMTQGALSLMGSLGPKKPLGALLNNGVQFLPYPYDYRCPFGLGGEAGVRANLHYLENLLCDPEAGVALPAAVIVEVVQGEGGVIPADIEWLRGLRRITEQAGVALIVDEIQSGFARTGKMFAFEHAGIVPDVVTLSKAIGGSLPLAVMVYRDWLDQWSPGAHAGTFRGNQMAMAAGSAVMKYLVEHRLCEHAEAMGQRLRGHLQRLQQDYPQLGDIRGRGLMLGVELVDPAGKRDVQGHPPACRKLAPKVQRECLRRGLILELGGRHGAVVRFLPPLIISAEQIDEVAARFAEAVAAAVSAG
- the dsbD gene encoding protein-disulfide reductase DsbD → MRVLLLFLTFLLAGPLQANPFAVKPDFLPVNEAFVLTHDRLENGQMRLHFQIKDGYYLYQKRLKFDGLPPEQHPVLPQAENHHDEFFGDSAVYRSELELLLPAGASGELRLGWQGCADAGLCYPPQTTPIALGGSATPVAAADQASDQALAGTLQQDSLAWSLLAFFGLGLLLAFTPCSLPMLPILAGLVLGNGASARRGWWLAGIYVLSMALVYAALGVIAALLGASLQAWLQQPWLLGSLAGLFVLLALPMFGAFELQLPAALRDRLDRAGQGTRGGNLYGAALLGALSGLLLGPCMTAPLAGALLFIAQSGDVLQGALVLFSLGLGMGVPLLLLVTLGNRYLPRPGAWMNLVKGLFGFVFLAMALYTVRGLLAETLVLALAGAWLIALGWAAWPALQRLPALRAIPLLGALWGGLLLVGAAAGGNDLWQPLQPFAGKGTAAAPANAHDAFVTVSAPADLQRELDAAKARGQWVLVDYYADWCVSCKVMEKQVFGRGDVQASLAGMHLLRLDVTADSPASRELLQRFQVPGPPSLIWIGPEGDERRARRITGEIDATGFLQHWAQTRSQG
- a CDS encoding ATP-binding protein, which translates into the protein MSLRVRLSLILGSVFIVIWALAAAWMLRDLRQQMMFSLDQRLVASARMVAGLIDQLPQPLTAKGQDAHFSADQFSVPDGMACQVSSLRGEILASNHKHDGAMDDERSGFRDQTIDGASWRTFTYNHGDVRITTADRHQEREALNQSILLAASAPVLMALLGSLGLLWIGLGKGLAPLNRMRDALRRRRADSVEPLQVAGLPSELQPLLDTQNQLFLRIAQTIERERRLTDDAAHELRSPLTAIKTHLQVARMTDGAMREQALEHAEQGTDRMHRTLEQLLMLARVEGSLSFDDGVQCSAEQVARQAIEDAGGGDNRRIHLRLPEAAAKVYLSMPAPLAVAALRNLLDNALRHGGDAAVELEVQAQDGQVDFLVRDHGPGIAQEDLEHLTERFWRNGQSGGCGLGLAIVQAIVQRCAGSLRFDSRADGLRVSLQVPARSGS